A single genomic interval of Celeribacter indicus harbors:
- a CDS encoding FAD-dependent monooxygenase encodes MTTDAIPESDILIVGGGLNGPALALACANAGVTVTIVDTLPKAARTSDTFDGRGYALALSSQRLLKAVGIWDGVAQNAQPILDVKVTDGRPDEGPAPFLLEFRDGEIDESPMGYMVEDRYLRQACLAALDAHPKITQVEGYVAGQTVDEGGAELTLSDGRTLRGRLIAGCDGRTSGTARRAGIGRTGWGYGQTALVCAISHEKPHHGCAHQFFLPSGPLAILPLPGNRSSIVWTEKDKLAADIEALSEEDYLAVLRPRFGDFLGEISLAGQRFSYPLNITLANAFIAPRVALVGDAAHGMHPIAGQGLNAGLKDVAALAEVLVDARRRGEDIGREEVLARYQQWRRFDISTMALMTDGFNRLFSNDNPLLRVARDIGMGVVNSVAGLRRAAIREAAGVSGDLPKLLRGIPL; translated from the coding sequence ATGACCACAGACGCAATCCCTGAAAGCGATATCCTGATCGTCGGCGGCGGGCTCAACGGCCCCGCCCTCGCCCTCGCCTGCGCCAATGCGGGTGTGACGGTGACCATCGTGGACACCCTGCCGAAGGCCGCGCGCACCAGCGACACGTTCGACGGGCGCGGCTATGCGCTCGCCCTGTCGTCGCAGCGCCTGCTGAAAGCGGTCGGCATCTGGGACGGCGTCGCGCAGAACGCCCAGCCGATCCTCGACGTGAAGGTGACGGACGGCAGACCGGACGAGGGCCCCGCGCCCTTCCTCCTGGAATTCCGCGACGGCGAAATCGACGAGAGCCCCATGGGCTACATGGTCGAGGACCGCTATCTGCGGCAGGCCTGCCTCGCCGCGCTCGACGCCCACCCGAAGATCACCCAGGTCGAGGGCTATGTGGCCGGCCAGACCGTCGATGAGGGCGGCGCGGAGCTGACGCTGTCGGACGGGCGGACCCTGCGCGGGCGGCTGATTGCCGGCTGCGACGGCCGCACCTCCGGCACCGCCCGGCGCGCCGGGATCGGGCGCACCGGCTGGGGCTACGGCCAGACTGCCCTGGTCTGCGCGATTTCCCATGAAAAGCCGCATCACGGCTGTGCGCACCAGTTCTTCCTCCCCTCCGGCCCGCTCGCGATCCTGCCCCTTCCCGGCAACCGGAGCTCGATCGTCTGGACGGAGAAGGACAAACTCGCAGCGGATATCGAGGCGCTGTCCGAGGAAGACTATCTCGCCGTCCTGCGCCCGCGCTTCGGCGATTTCCTGGGCGAGATCTCCCTGGCCGGGCAACGGTTCAGCTATCCGCTCAACATCACGCTCGCCAATGCCTTCATCGCCCCGCGCGTGGCACTGGTGGGCGACGCGGCGCACGGGATGCACCCGATCGCAGGCCAGGGCCTGAACGCCGGGCTGAAGGATGTGGCCGCCCTCGCCGAGGTGCTGGTCGATGCACGCCGGCGGGGCGAGGACATCGGCCGTGAGGAAGTTCTGGCGCGTTACCAACAGTGGCGTCGCTTCGACATCTCGACGATGGCGCTGATGACCGATGGCTTCAACAGACTGTTCTCGAACGACAATCCGCTCCTGCGTGTCGCGCGCGACATCGGCATGGGTGTCGTGAATTCCGTGGCCGGCCTGCGCCGCGCGGCGATCCGGGAAGCTGCGGGGGTCAGCGGCGACTTGCCGAAACTCCTGCGCGGGATACCGCTCTGA
- a CDS encoding amidase — MGDFENMSMCELGRAIGREEIDPRELAADCLDRTRAHPLADRIYARLMEDRAMAEAEAAFARQRAGMRRGLLDGVPVSWKDLFDTAGVATEAGTALLKDRVPERDCEVLRRASSAGLVALGKTHMSELAFSGLGLNPVTATPPCVNDAEAVSGGSSSGAAASVAFGLAPGAIGTDTGGSVRIPAAWNDLVGLKTTSGRLSLEGVVPLAAAFDTVGPIVKTVEDAAETLAVLDGSAAPDLRGATLEGRRFLVLENVVFDDIRDAPRDAFDHAAERFEAAGAEIVRAEIGALTEAMGLSGILFTAEAYAEWRDLIESRPEMMYPRILDRFRAGGVFGGADVLAGWKLLEHLRARYLEATAGYDAVILPTAPILPPHAERLLQDADYYVTENLLALRNTRVANLMGLPALTLPTGVPSCGVLLQTPPMTEARLLRLGAAAEAALA, encoded by the coding sequence ATGGGCGATTTCGAGAACATGAGCATGTGCGAGCTCGGCCGGGCCATCGGTCGCGAGGAGATCGACCCGCGCGAGCTTGCCGCCGATTGCCTCGACCGCACGCGGGCGCATCCGCTGGCGGATCGCATCTACGCGCGTCTCATGGAGGACCGTGCCATGGCGGAGGCGGAGGCCGCCTTCGCGCGGCAGAGGGCCGGGATGCGGCGCGGGCTTCTCGACGGGGTGCCGGTGTCGTGGAAGGATCTCTTCGACACCGCGGGGGTGGCGACCGAGGCCGGCACGGCGCTTTTGAAAGATCGGGTGCCGGAGCGGGATTGCGAGGTGCTGCGGCGGGCTTCGTCGGCGGGTCTCGTGGCGCTCGGCAAGACCCATATGTCGGAACTGGCGTTCTCCGGTCTCGGCCTCAACCCCGTCACCGCCACGCCGCCCTGCGTGAACGATGCCGAGGCGGTGTCGGGCGGCTCGTCCTCCGGCGCGGCGGCCTCCGTCGCCTTCGGGCTGGCGCCGGGCGCGATCGGGACGGATACCGGCGGCTCGGTCCGCATTCCGGCGGCGTGGAACGATCTCGTGGGGCTGAAGACGACCTCCGGCCGGCTGTCGCTCGAGGGCGTGGTGCCGCTCGCTGCCGCCTTCGACACGGTGGGTCCCATCGTGAAGACGGTGGAGGATGCCGCCGAGACGCTCGCCGTGCTCGACGGTTCGGCGGCGCCGGACCTGCGCGGCGCGACGCTCGAGGGCAGGCGGTTTCTGGTGCTCGAGAACGTGGTCTTCGACGACATCCGGGATGCGCCGCGGGATGCGTTCGACCATGCGGCGGAACGGTTCGAGGCGGCGGGGGCGGAGATCGTGCGGGCGGAGATCGGCGCGTTGACGGAGGCGATGGGCCTGTCCGGCATCCTTTTCACCGCAGAGGCCTATGCAGAATGGCGCGACCTGATCGAAAGCCGTCCGGAGATGATGTATCCGCGCATCCTCGACCGGTTCCGGGCGGGCGGGGTCTTTGGCGGGGCCGATGTTCTCGCCGGGTGGAAGCTGCTCGAGCATCTGCGCGCGCGCTATCTCGAGGCGACGGCGGGCTATGACGCGGTGATCCTGCCGACCGCGCCGATCCTGCCGCCGCATGCGGAGCGGCTGTTGCAGGACGCCGACTATTACGTGACGGAGAACCTGCTCGCGCTGCGCAATACCCGTGTCGCGAACCTGATGGGGCTTCCGGCGCTGACCCTGCCGACGGGCGTGCCGTCCTGCGGCGTCCTGTTGCAGACGCCGCCGATGACCGAGGCGCGGCTCCTGCGGCTTGGTGCGGCGGCAGAGGCGGCGCTGGCCTAA
- a CDS encoding aminotransferase class I/II-fold pyridoxal phosphate-dependent enzyme produces the protein MTFPERFSNLPEYAFPRLRSLLDAHAPGGEVVHMTIGEPRHAMPDFVGEVLAENIGGFGKYPNNYGSDALLSSISGWLSRRFGIAVDPETEIMAVNGTREGLMNACLALCPETKNGRQPVVLTPNPFYQVYAVAAVTVGAEPVFVPATRETGFLPDYAGLPAEILDRAAIAYVCSPSNPQGAVASRDYLRGLIALAEKHDFKIFADECYSEIYRGEKPAGALEVAREMGADPERVAIFHSLSKRSNLPGLRSGFVAAGPENMLRIRRLRAYAGAPLPDPIQAVSARVWADEAHVEASRALYVEKFDLADEIFAGIEGAGAPDAGFFLWLPVGDGEQTALKLWTETGVRVLPGAYLSREVNGENPGKDYIRVALVAPREETRRGLVTLRDCLYGKG, from the coding sequence ATGACGTTCCCTGAGCGGTTTTCCAACCTGCCGGAATATGCGTTTCCGCGCTTGCGGAGCCTTCTCGACGCGCATGCGCCGGGGGGCGAGGTGGTGCACATGACCATCGGGGAACCGCGCCATGCGATGCCGGATTTCGTCGGAGAGGTGCTGGCGGAGAATATCGGGGGGTTCGGCAAGTATCCCAACAACTACGGCAGCGATGCGTTGCTCTCCTCGATTTCCGGCTGGCTGTCGCGCCGTTTCGGCATCGCGGTCGATCCGGAGACGGAGATCATGGCGGTGAACGGGACGCGCGAGGGGCTGATGAACGCCTGCCTCGCGCTGTGTCCCGAGACAAAGAACGGCCGCCAGCCGGTCGTGCTGACCCCGAACCCGTTCTACCAGGTCTATGCCGTGGCCGCCGTGACCGTGGGGGCGGAGCCCGTCTTCGTGCCGGCGACGCGGGAGACGGGCTTCCTGCCCGATTACGCGGGGCTCCCGGCTGAGATCCTCGACCGTGCGGCCATTGCCTATGTCTGTAGCCCGTCCAACCCGCAGGGGGCGGTGGCTTCGCGGGACTATCTGCGCGGGCTGATCGCGCTCGCCGAAAAGCACGACTTCAAGATCTTCGCGGATGAGTGCTATTCCGAGATCTATCGCGGTGAAAAACCCGCGGGGGCGCTCGAAGTGGCGCGGGAGATGGGGGCGGATCCGGAGCGGGTGGCGATCTTCCATTCGCTGTCGAAACGCTCCAACCTTCCGGGGCTGCGTTCCGGGTTCGTCGCGGCCGGGCCGGAGAACATGCTGCGCATCCGGCGGCTGCGCGCCTATGCGGGGGCGCCGCTGCCCGACCCGATCCAGGCGGTCTCCGCCCGTGTCTGGGCGGATGAGGCGCATGTCGAGGCGTCGCGGGCGCTCTATGTCGAGAAATTCGACCTCGCCGACGAGATCTTTGCCGGCATCGAGGGCGCCGGGGCGCCGGATGCGGGCTTCTTCCTGTGGCTGCCGGTCGGCGATGGCGAGCAGACCGCCCTGAAGCTCTGGACGGAGACGGGTGTCCGGGTGCTTCCGGGGGCCTATCTGTCGCGGGAGGTGAACGGGGAGAACCCCGGCAAGGACTATATCCGGGTCGCGCTGGTGGCCCCAAGAGAAGAGACACGGCGCGGGCTCGTCACGCTTCGCGACTGTTTGTACGGGAAAGGTTAA
- a CDS encoding DNA translocase FtsK, with amino-acid sequence MASYQARGRDPLFDRNTQAALERRSKELIGIGLIGVGVLFALMLGSYVPEDPSWLAATDAPVRNILGRFGASVASPLMIIVGVASWGFALVFLAWGLRFVLHRGSDRALSRAVFAPIAIAVAAVYASTHASSAPQSFGGLFGDTVLAALIQIVPLGAGLSLKVLSFGAFFAALGLSLFAFGFTRAELVSGLRFLLIGIVSLYALVLHLLGRSARGSVAVSQRLAATAAERRDARRQAAAELAELEALQVAQAAPQPARVLRAQREDAFDVVEREEAPELPLPETKPSLFAKVPNLLRRAPAEEPELVERGYAPDVEIAPGQEDRISSKIANVINARARAGSRAITPGMERVEPPLTAAQKAVARYKKGPKPMIFTPPPAPQPVAAPSVVQAPAGAEAVGHGGAAYGAGHDVDYAEYAGQLSGMDDPAEGGYVREDYSHAEWDADNWEGMETAEAGWDEPDDLETPDYVAAQALRYEPAAPLPEAKKVVQHPVRKPVQPSRQAQAEAQPVLKFDPKEAEYEVPPLSLLENPVNIVRHSLSDEALEENARMLENVLDDYGVKGEIVSVRPGPVVTMYELEPAPGLKASRVIGLADDIARSMSALSARVSTVPGRSVIGIELPNENREMVSFREILSGRDFGDGKHALPLALGKDIGGDPVVTNLAKMPHLLIAGTTGSGKSVAINTMILSLLYRLTPEDCRLIMIDPKMLELSVYDGIPHLLSPVVTDPKKAVVALKWVVAEMEDRYRKMSKMGVRNIDGYNGRVKEALSRGEMFSRTVQTGFDDETGDPIFETEEFQPEKLPYIVVIVDEMADLMMVAGKEIEACIQRLAQMARASGIHLIMATQRPSVDVITGTIKANFPTRISFQVTSKIDSRTILGEQGAEQLLGMGDMLYMAGGGRIQRCHAPFVSDEEVEKVVSYLKSYGPPDYVGGVVEGPDSEKEADIDAVLGLGSTGGNTSGEDALYDQAVAIVIKDRKCSTSYIQRKLAIGYNKAARLVEQMEEEGVVSPANHVGKREILVPEQ; translated from the coding sequence ATGGCATCCTATCAGGCACGTGGCCGCGATCCGCTTTTCGACAGAAACACCCAGGCCGCGCTCGAGCGGCGCAGCAAGGAACTGATCGGCATCGGCCTGATCGGTGTGGGCGTGCTGTTCGCGCTGATGCTCGGTTCCTACGTGCCCGAGGACCCGAGCTGGCTGGCGGCGACGGACGCGCCGGTGCGCAACATCCTCGGCCGGTTCGGCGCCTCCGTCGCCTCGCCGCTCATGATCATCGTCGGCGTCGCCTCCTGGGGCTTCGCGCTCGTCTTCCTCGCCTGGGGGCTGCGCTTCGTGCTGCATCGCGGATCGGACCGGGCGCTGTCACGTGCCGTCTTCGCGCCGATCGCCATTGCCGTCGCCGCCGTCTATGCCTCGACCCATGCCTCCTCGGCGCCGCAATCCTTCGGCGGGCTCTTTGGCGATACGGTGCTGGCCGCGCTGATCCAGATCGTGCCGCTCGGCGCCGGCCTGAGCCTCAAGGTGCTGTCCTTCGGCGCCTTCTTCGCGGCGCTAGGCCTGTCGCTCTTCGCCTTCGGCTTCACCCGTGCGGAACTCGTGTCGGGGCTTCGCTTCCTGCTGATCGGCATCGTGTCGCTCTATGCGCTCGTGCTGCACCTTCTCGGGCGCTCCGCACGCGGTTCCGTCGCGGTCAGCCAGCGCCTTGCCGCCACGGCGGCGGAACGGCGCGACGCGCGACGTCAGGCCGCGGCGGAGCTTGCCGAACTCGAGGCGCTTCAGGTCGCGCAGGCCGCGCCGCAGCCGGCGCGGGTGCTGCGGGCGCAGCGCGAGGACGCGTTCGATGTGGTGGAGCGTGAGGAGGCGCCCGAACTGCCCCTGCCGGAGACGAAACCGTCGCTTTTCGCCAAAGTGCCGAACCTGCTCAGGCGCGCGCCGGCCGAGGAGCCGGAACTCGTGGAGCGTGGCTATGCGCCCGATGTGGAGATCGCACCGGGTCAGGAAGACCGGATCAGCTCCAAGATCGCGAATGTCATCAACGCGCGCGCCCGCGCCGGATCGCGGGCGATCACGCCGGGCATGGAACGGGTCGAGCCGCCTCTGACCGCCGCGCAAAAGGCTGTCGCGAGGTACAAGAAGGGGCCGAAGCCGATGATCTTCACCCCGCCGCCCGCGCCGCAGCCGGTCGCGGCGCCGTCCGTGGTGCAGGCGCCAGCCGGGGCAGAGGCGGTCGGCCATGGCGGGGCGGCTTACGGGGCCGGTCATGATGTCGACTATGCCGAGTATGCAGGGCAATTGAGCGGCATGGACGATCCTGCGGAGGGCGGCTATGTGCGCGAGGATTATTCCCACGCGGAGTGGGATGCGGACAACTGGGAGGGCATGGAGACCGCAGAGGCCGGTTGGGACGAGCCCGACGACCTCGAGACGCCGGACTATGTCGCGGCGCAGGCGCTTCGCTACGAACCCGCCGCCCCGCTTCCGGAGGCGAAAAAGGTCGTGCAGCACCCGGTGCGCAAGCCTGTCCAGCCCTCGAGGCAGGCCCAGGCCGAGGCGCAGCCGGTTCTGAAATTCGACCCGAAGGAGGCCGAATACGAGGTTCCACCGCTGTCGCTTCTGGAAAATCCGGTCAATATCGTGCGCCATTCGCTTTCCGACGAGGCGCTCGAGGAAAACGCGCGGATGCTGGAGAACGTGCTCGACGATTACGGCGTGAAGGGGGAGATCGTGTCGGTCCGGCCCGGCCCCGTGGTGACGATGTACGAGCTCGAGCCCGCGCCGGGTCTGAAGGCGAGCCGGGTGATCGGGCTGGCCGACGATATCGCGCGGTCGATGTCGGCCCTGTCGGCGCGGGTTTCCACCGTACCGGGGCGGTCGGTGATCGGGATCGAGCTTCCGAACGAGAACCGCGAAATGGTGTCCTTCCGCGAGATCCTGTCGGGCCGCGATTTCGGCGATGGCAAGCATGCCCTGCCGCTCGCGCTCGGCAAGGACATCGGCGGCGATCCGGTCGTCACGAACCTCGCCAAGATGCCGCACCTGCTGATCGCGGGGACAACCGGGTCGGGGAAATCCGTGGCGATCAACACGATGATCCTGTCGCTGCTCTATCGGCTGACGCCGGAGGATTGCCGGCTGATCATGATCGACCCGAAGATGCTCGAACTTTCGGTCTATGACGGCATTCCGCACCTGCTGAGCCCGGTGGTGACTGATCCGAAGAAGGCGGTCGTGGCGCTCAAATGGGTCGTGGCGGAGATGGAAGACCGCTACCGCAAGATGTCGAAGATGGGTGTGCGCAACATCGACGGCTACAACGGCCGGGTGAAGGAGGCGTTGTCGCGGGGCGAGATGTTCTCCCGTACGGTGCAGACGGGATTCGACGACGAAACCGGCGACCCGATTTTCGAGACGGAGGAATTCCAGCCCGAGAAACTGCCTTATATCGTGGTCATCGTCGATGAGATGGCGGACCTGATGATGGTGGCGGGCAAGGAGATCGAGGCCTGTATCCAGCGGCTTGCGCAGATGGCGCGGGCCTCCGGCATCCATCTGATCATGGCGACGCAGCGCCCGTCCGTGGACGTTATCACCGGCACGATCAAGGCGAACTTCCCCACGCGGATCTCCTTCCAGGTGACGTCGAAGATCGATTCGCGCACCATTCTGGGCGAGCAGGGGGCCGAGCAGCTTCTGGGCATGGGCGACATGCTCTACATGGCCGGGGGTGGGCGCATCCAGCGATGCCACGCGCCTTTCGTCTCCGACGAGGAGGTGGAAAAGGTCGTGTCCTACCTCAAGTCCTACGGGCCGCCCGACTATGTCGGCGGTGTGGTCGAGGGGCCGGACAGCGAGAAGGAGGCCGATATCGACGCCGTTCTTGGCCTCGGCAGCACCGGCGGCAACACGAGCGGCGAAGATGCGCTCTACGATCAGGCAGTCGCGATCGTCATCAAGGACCGCAAATGTTCGACCTCCTACATCCAGCGCAAGCTCGCGATCGGCTACAACAAGGCGGCGCGGCTGGTGGAGCAGATGGAGGAGGAGGGCGTGGTCTCCCCCGCGAACCATGTCGGCAAGCGCGAGATCCTTGTGCCCGAACAGTGA
- a CDS encoding LolA family protein has translation MKRFLTALAPAVLFALSTVAPAVAEKLPLSTLSAYLNGLSTVQAEFVQTNDDGSRSNGTVTIKRPGRIRLEYGGPGDPLVLGMGGQVAVFDPGSNEPPQRFPMSQTPLNVILARNIDLTRAKMVVSHTERNGDTIVRAQDPDHPEYGYIDLIFSNTPVLKAWIVHDESGATTEVQLQRMSLGGSVSDGVFNIRSEARRRGTPLD, from the coding sequence ATGAAAAGATTTCTGACCGCTCTCGCGCCCGCCGTCCTGTTCGCCCTCTCGACCGTCGCTCCGGCGGTGGCGGAGAAATTGCCGCTGTCCACCCTCTCGGCCTATCTCAACGGTCTGTCGACGGTTCAGGCGGAGTTCGTCCAGACCAATGACGACGGATCGCGTTCGAACGGAACGGTGACGATCAAGCGGCCGGGGCGCATCCGCCTGGAATACGGCGGACCGGGGGATCCGCTGGTGCTGGGCATGGGCGGGCAGGTCGCGGTGTTCGATCCCGGCTCGAACGAGCCGCCGCAGCGCTTTCCGATGTCGCAGACGCCGCTCAACGTCATCCTCGCCCGCAACATCGACCTGACGCGTGCGAAGATGGTCGTGTCCCATACGGAGCGCAATGGCGATACGATCGTGCGCGCGCAGGATCCCGACCATCCGGAATACGGATATATCGACCTCATCTTCAGCAACACGCCGGTGCTCAAGGCCTGGATCGTGCATGACGAGAGCGGCGCGACGACGGAGGTGCAGCTTCAGCGGATGTCCCTTGGCGGGTCAGTGTCCGACGGTGTCTTCAACATCCGCTCGGAGGCGCGCCGGCGCGGCACGCCGCTCGACTGA
- a CDS encoding lytic transglycosylase: protein MSRRLRAVALLLLVSACGSGNFSAPRDLDNACSIVAERPAYLRAMQNTQRKWGIPVNVQMATFYQESKFIGDARTPYRFVLGVIPMGRQSSAFGYAQALDATWEEYRKEQNRRGAKRDRIRDATDFMGWYMNKSYETLGIPKNDARSQYLAYHEGRNGYARGSHNSKAWLLRVSADVAKRSAVYREQLIACRKL from the coding sequence ATGAGCAGACGTCTTCGCGCCGTGGCCCTTCTTCTACTGGTGTCGGCCTGCGGCAGCGGCAATTTTTCCGCGCCGCGCGATCTCGACAACGCCTGTTCCATCGTGGCGGAACGTCCGGCCTATCTGCGCGCGATGCAGAACACCCAGCGCAAATGGGGCATCCCGGTAAACGTGCAAATGGCGACGTTCTATCAAGAAAGCAAATTCATCGGAGACGCCCGCACCCCCTACCGTTTCGTGCTGGGGGTGATCCCGATGGGCCGCCAGAGTTCCGCCTTCGGCTATGCCCAGGCGCTCGACGCCACCTGGGAGGAATATCGCAAGGAACAGAACCGCCGCGGTGCAAAACGCGACCGGATCCGGGACGCGACCGATTTCATGGGATGGTACATGAACAAGAGCTACGAAACGCTCGGCATCCCGAAGAACGACGCCCGCAGCCAGTATCTCGCCTATCACGAGGGCCGCAACGGCTATGCCCGCGGCAGCCACAACTCGAAGGCCTGGCTCCTGCGCGTCTCGGCCGATGTCGCAAAACGTTCGGCCGTCTACCGCGAACAGCTCATCGCCTGCCGCAAGCTCTGA
- a CDS encoding AEC family transporter → MNLVLTVLEIVSPVFLLALIGFVWVRSGHEYRLEFVTKLTMTLSVPALIFTSLVTADIDPAALTALSLAAAVAYGGVTVAAWLFIRVMRLDMRTFLAPLIFGNTGNLGLPLALFAFGETGLSYAVVVFAVMALWSFTFGVYVTAGGGSIGKAFREPLVWATALGAIFLWQGWTLPRFAMNTLSLLGQVAIPLMLITLGVAVARLHPKGLSRAALIALGKAVLCAGIAALAGLAFGLEAVPFAVLVVQLATPIAVTSYMLAEKYGADSDTVAALVVASTLLSIVVLPVLLALLI, encoded by the coding sequence GTGAACCTCGTCCTGACAGTGCTCGAAATCGTCTCGCCGGTCTTCCTGCTGGCGCTGATCGGCTTCGTATGGGTCCGCTCGGGCCATGAATACCGCCTCGAGTTCGTGACCAAGCTCACGATGACCCTTTCCGTGCCCGCGCTGATCTTCACCTCGCTTGTGACGGCCGATATCGACCCCGCGGCTCTCACCGCCCTGTCCCTCGCCGCGGCGGTGGCCTACGGCGGCGTCACCGTCGCCGCCTGGCTCTTCATCCGTGTGATGCGCCTCGACATGCGGACCTTCCTCGCGCCGCTGATCTTCGGCAACACCGGCAATCTCGGCCTGCCGCTCGCCCTCTTCGCCTTCGGCGAAACGGGGCTGAGCTATGCCGTCGTGGTCTTCGCCGTCATGGCACTGTGGTCCTTTACCTTCGGTGTCTATGTCACCGCCGGCGGCGGCTCGATCGGCAAGGCGTTCCGCGAACCGCTCGTCTGGGCAACCGCCCTCGGCGCGATCTTCCTGTGGCAGGGCTGGACCCTTCCCCGCTTCGCGATGAACACACTCTCGCTTCTCGGCCAGGTGGCGATCCCGCTCATGCTCATCACCCTCGGCGTCGCAGTCGCACGGCTGCATCCGAAGGGGCTGAGCCGCGCCGCGCTGATCGCACTCGGCAAGGCGGTGCTCTGCGCAGGCATCGCCGCGCTCGCCGGTCTCGCCTTCGGGCTCGAGGCCGTGCCCTTCGCCGTGCTCGTGGTGCAGCTCGCCACGCCGATCGCCGTCACCTCCTACATGCTGGCCGAGAAATACGGCGCCGATTCCGACACGGTCGCGGCCCTCGTCGTCGCCTCCACCCTGCTGTCGATCGTGGTCCTGCCCGTACTCCTCGCCCTGCTGATCTGA
- the hspQ gene encoding heat shock protein HspQ, with protein sequence MMSTRAKYHLGQVVCHRRHRFRGVVFDVDAKFSNTQEWYEAIPEDQRPRKDQPFYHLLAENEQSFYVAYVSEQNLMADYSGEPVDHPDLPELFGPFEDGAYPLDFQLN encoded by the coding sequence ATGATGTCGACACGTGCCAAGTATCATCTCGGACAGGTGGTGTGCCACCGGCGGCACCGTTTCCGCGGTGTCGTCTTTGATGTCGACGCGAAATTCTCCAACACGCAGGAATGGTACGAGGCGATTCCCGAGGACCAGCGCCCGCGCAAGGACCAGCCCTTCTATCACCTGCTCGCGGAGAACGAGCAGAGCTTCTATGTGGCCTATGTGTCGGAGCAGAACCTGATGGCGGATTATTCGGGGGAGCCGGTGGACCATCCCGACCTGCCCGAACTTTTCGGCCCGTTCGAGGACGGGGCCTATCCGCTCGATTTTCAGTTGAACTGA
- a CDS encoding ATP-binding protein has product MRAEGTAETSPDTRVRIILPANTLTVRRTLRSIRAGLEPLGIARDEIASVEIVLAELLNNIVEHAYAGIAGGMIDLRLLRNADGLCCTILDTGRSMPGDEPPPGRQAEPGCATPDLAEGGFGWFLIRALTCDLEYVRHGHCNRTSFRMPVSPRP; this is encoded by the coding sequence ATGCGTGCTGAGGGCACAGCGGAGACGTCCCCCGACACCAGGGTAAGGATCATTCTTCCCGCCAACACCCTCACCGTGCGCCGCACGCTTCGCAGCATCCGTGCCGGACTGGAACCGCTCGGCATCGCCCGCGACGAAATCGCGAGCGTCGAGATCGTTCTGGCCGAACTGCTCAACAATATCGTCGAACATGCCTACGCCGGAATCGCAGGCGGCATGATCGACCTCCGCCTGTTACGGAACGCCGATGGCCTCTGCTGCACGATCCTCGACACGGGCAGGAGCATGCCGGGGGACGAGCCGCCGCCGGGTCGTCAGGCCGAGCCGGGGTGCGCGACCCCGGATCTCGCCGAAGGCGGCTTCGGCTGGTTTCTCATCCGCGCGCTGACCTGCGATCTCGAATACGTCCGGCACGGCCACTGCAACCGCACGAGCTTCCGCATGCCCGTCTCGCCCCGCCCCTGA
- a CDS encoding STAS domain-containing protein, whose protein sequence is MKLNHRDLVNVRVVRVDESRIDAACAIRFKDEMRALSEDGPARIVLDLGQVEFLDSSGLGAVVAALKAVRQGQRLELADLHPTVQRVFHLTRMDSVFTIHDSVADALERGRDAC, encoded by the coding sequence ATGAAACTCAACCACCGGGATCTTGTGAATGTGCGCGTCGTGCGCGTCGACGAAAGCCGGATCGACGCGGCCTGTGCGATCCGGTTCAAGGACGAGATGCGCGCGCTGAGCGAGGACGGACCCGCGCGGATCGTCCTCGACCTCGGGCAGGTCGAATTCCTCGACAGCTCCGGCCTCGGCGCGGTCGTCGCCGCGCTGAAGGCCGTGCGCCAGGGCCAGCGCCTCGAGCTCGCCGACCTTCATCCGACGGTTCAGCGCGTCTTTCACCTGACGCGCATGGACAGCGTGTTCACGATCCACGACTCGGTTGCCGACGCGCTGGAGCGTGGCAGAGATGCGTGCTGA
- a CDS encoding GAF domain-containing protein, with amino-acid sequence MDYSALSARIGSLCAGEEDTVALMATLVCEVHHSDDRFDWTGFYRVVSEGVLKIGPYQGGHGCLVIPFDRGVCGACARSGEAQIVEDVERFAGHIACSSSTRSELVLPVRNAQGDLIGVFDIDSDRAAAFTAEDATALQDILDRVFASTAAPCYPRGHE; translated from the coding sequence ATGGATTACAGTGCCCTGTCGGCCCGGATCGGGAGCCTCTGTGCCGGAGAGGAGGACACGGTCGCGCTGATGGCGACGCTCGTCTGCGAGGTCCACCACAGCGACGATCGGTTCGACTGGACCGGCTTCTACCGTGTCGTCTCCGAGGGCGTCCTCAAGATCGGGCCCTATCAGGGCGGTCACGGATGCCTCGTCATCCCCTTCGACAGGGGCGTCTGCGGTGCCTGCGCGCGGAGTGGCGAGGCACAGATCGTCGAAGATGTGGAGCGTTTCGCGGGGCATATCGCCTGTTCCTCCTCGACCCGGTCGGAGCTGGTGCTTCCGGTGCGCAATGCGCAGGGCGATCTGATCGGCGTCTTCGATATCGACAGCGACCGGGCCGCGGCCTTCACCGCGGAGGATGCGACCGCGTTGCAGGACATTCTCGACCGGGTCTTTGCCAGCACCGCCGCGCCATGCTATCCGCGCGGGCATGAGTGA